The genomic DNA CTCGACGATGCGAGCACCGCCACGAAAACGGTCGTCAGCTTTCCTTTCACCGTGCTGGTGGGATACGCGATCTACCGCATCGGACGGCTTTTGCGGCACTACGGCAATGAGACCGTCGCGGACGAAGACAGCGAAATATCCCGCGCCAGTACGCTCGGCCGCCTCATCCGTAGCCTCGGGACGATCAGCATTCTGATCGGCGTCGCGTCGCCGCTCTTGCAGCTGGCGGGGTATAAAAACGCCGCCGACGCGTTGCTGGAGCCGTGGGCGGTGACACTCGTGGTCCTTGGTCTCGTGCTGGCGCTTCAGCGCTTCAGCGCGGATGTCTATGGCGCGGTGACAGGGCGCGGCGAAGACGCCCGCGAGGCGTTGATGCCGATTTTTTTCGGCATGGCATTGTTGCTGATTGCCGCGCCTTTGCTGGCGCTGGTGTGGGGGGCGCGTGTCTCGGACCTGACGGAAGTCTGGGCCGCGTTCCAACGGGGCTTTGCGATAGGCAATTCGCGTATTTCGCCGACCGACTTCCTCGCCTTCGTCATCATCTTTACCGTCGGCTATCTCGCCACGCGGCTGGCACAGGGAGCCCTGAAAACCAATGTCTTGCCGAAAACGAGGATCGACAAGGGCGGGCAGAACGCAATCGTATCCGGGCTGGGCTATGTCGGTATCTTCCTTGCCGCGCTCGCTGCGATCACGGGCGCGGGGCTTGATCTCAGTTCACTGGCCATTGTGGCAGGTGCTTTGTCGGTCGGCATCGGTTTTGGTCTGCAAACGATTGTTTCGAACTTTGTGTCAGGGATTATTCTTCTGATCGAGCGTCCGATTTCCGAAGGGGACTGGATCGAAGTGGGCGATCAGATGGGGTACGTGCGCGATATCTCTGTACGCTCTACTCGGATCGAGACGTTCGATGGAACGGATGTCATCGTGCCCAACGCGGATCTTGTCAGCGGCACGGTGACAAACTTCACCCGGGGCAACACCTTGGGGCGTGTGATCGTGCCGGTGGGTGTGGCTTATGGCACCGATACCAAGAAGGTGCAGAAGATCCTGCTGGAAATCGCGGAAAACCAGCCGATGACTGTCGCCAATCCGCCACCCGCTGCGTTGTTCCTGAGTTTTGGCGCAGATGCGTTGGAGTTCGAGATACGCATGTTCCTGCGCGACGTGAACTGGATGATGGCCGTGAAAAGTGACGTGAACCACGAAATTGCCCAACGGTTTGCCGAGGAGGGGATCGAGATTCCGTTCGCTCAACGCGACGTATGGTTGCGGAACCCCGAGGTGCTGCATGCCGCCCCACAAACGCCGAATTCCACAACGCCGGACGACGGCGAGGCGGACGCCGCGGAGGGCGCCGCTCCCGCTGCGCTCAAGGGCGAAGGTGAAGGCGAGGGCGACACATGACGCGCAAGTTGTTCCGTGACGACCCCTATCTTCGCGATGCCGAGGCAAGAGTGCTTCGTCACACGCCCGAGGGAGGGGTCGTTCTTGATGCGAGCGTCTTCTATCCGAAGGGCGGCGGGCAGCCGGGGGATAGCGGCGTATTGCGCTGGCAGGGACAGGTGATGCCCGTGGCGACGACCGTCGTGGGAGAGGGCGATGACATCGTACTTGTTCCCGCAGAACCCGTTGCGCTGCCGCCGGTTGGCGCACAGGTGCTGCAATCGCTCGATTGGGATCGCAGGCACAGGCATATGCGCGTCCACACGGCCTTGCACCTCATGTCGGTTGTCGTGCCGTTCGGCGTCACAGGTGGGGCGATATCGGCCACGCACGGGCGTCTGGATTTTGACATGCCGGAGGCGCCGCAGGACCGCGAAGCGCTCGAGACTGCGTTGAACCACTATGTCGAGCAGGACGCACGCGTCAGCGATGGCTGGATCAGCCAGGCGGAACTGGATGCAGCCCCCCAGTTGGTCACGACCATGGCCGTGCAACCGCCCCGGACGGGCGGCGACATCCGCCTTGTGCGCATCGGTGAAGAGGACGACTGGATCGACCTGCAACCTTGCGGCGGCACACATGTCGCCCGTACGGGCGAGATAGGCGCCCTGCGTCTGGGCAAGATCGAGAAAAAGGGCAAGATGAACCGCCGCATTTATCTGCATCTGGACAGCTGATTTCGGGTTGCAAAGGGTGCTTTACCCTTGCTAAAGACCCGCCTACGGACAGGTGGCCGAGTGGTCGAAGGCGCACGCCTGGAAAGTGTGTAGGCGGGAGACCGTCTCCAGGGTTCGAATCCCTGTCTGTCCGCCACAGCCTAATTCATAATTTATATCGTTATCCTGCGGTGCAGTTTGTGCGCCTGTCGGGGCGGCTTCTAATGATGGGGCCCCGGCACACGGCGCGGCGCACAGCGGAATGATCACCTTCTAAAGCTAATTCGTTCGGTATTTTGCGTACCACAGGGCGGGAAGGTCAGCGTGCCCGAATTATGAGCAAATGGTACGCGCGGGCGCTTTCGGGGCGAATACACAGCTTTCTGATGATGGGTCGGGCCGACTTATGGTACACTCGCGGCAGGGAGAATTGGCCATGAGTATTGATGTGTGGCTGAGAAGTCTGGGTCTGGGGCACC from Sulfitobacter sp. S190 includes the following:
- a CDS encoding DUF3772 domain-containing protein, which gives rise to MTPTAIRRILQGVAFVVWYVCWTTAALAQQLPGVDMPEWRDVAAVAEAALDEDTATDAELERLRSQIVEFREEFAEARGMNAERIRSLREQLELLGAPVDGPAADASAALDAVTGTSPPAEENPQADAAPEAPELAEKRNELEAQLTMLTAPVQVAEAAYTRADGLIGEIDTTLRNRQAEALLEVVETPVNPVLWAPAIEELRGAFDKLWRSGSEMDAEQRLIELRRNAPLILLVTLAGLILIFRGRRWATSIVQRLRRKGTRGLGIWRFLVSLLRIVLPLLGLSLLSYAALRTGYFGRRGDELLQVLPIIGGVMLGFRWVGERLFSRDDDEALLDLSQADRAQARFLVSMLTVLLIIEAVLLIVLELDDASTATKTVVSFPFTVLVGYAIYRIGRLLRHYGNETVADEDSEISRASTLGRLIRSLGTISILIGVASPLLQLAGYKNAADALLEPWAVTLVVLGLVLALQRFSADVYGAVTGRGEDAREALMPIFFGMALLLIAAPLLALVWGARVSDLTEVWAAFQRGFAIGNSRISPTDFLAFVIIFTVGYLATRLAQGALKTNVLPKTRIDKGGQNAIVSGLGYVGIFLAALAAITGAGLDLSSLAIVAGALSVGIGFGLQTIVSNFVSGIILLIERPISEGDWIEVGDQMGYVRDISVRSTRIETFDGTDVIVPNADLVSGTVTNFTRGNTLGRVIVPVGVAYGTDTKKVQKILLEIAENQPMTVANPPPAALFLSFGADALEFEIRMFLRDVNWMMAVKSDVNHEIAQRFAEEGIEIPFAQRDVWLRNPEVLHAAPQTPNSTTPDDGEADAAEGAAPAALKGEGEGEGDT
- a CDS encoding alanyl-tRNA editing protein; translated protein: MTRKLFRDDPYLRDAEARVLRHTPEGGVVLDASVFYPKGGGQPGDSGVLRWQGQVMPVATTVVGEGDDIVLVPAEPVALPPVGAQVLQSLDWDRRHRHMRVHTALHLMSVVVPFGVTGGAISATHGRLDFDMPEAPQDREALETALNHYVEQDARVSDGWISQAELDAAPQLVTTMAVQPPRTGGDIRLVRIGEEDDWIDLQPCGGTHVARTGEIGALRLGKIEKKGKMNRRIYLHLDS